In the Blautia faecicola genome, CATAGCTGATAAAAATGTTGTAAATACATGCGTCTATTCTGACGATCAGCAAATTGCTCAGATTAAAAAATCAACGACAATTAAAAACGATCTTCATCATTTCGATATATATGCAAGAGTTCCACATACAGCAATCTGTGCTATACTTTTCTGCGTCTACGGATATATCATCTCCTGTTTTAGGCCCGGAATATCAGTTTCGACTTCATATCAAAAAGTCTTCCGGGTAACAAAGGATCCGTTTTTATTATCTAAGTATCATCCGGAATTCTTATCGGATTTTTCTTAAAAAGGTGAAGTTCTTATTATGGGATATGCAATTATGAGAATGGCTAAGCTAAAATCAGAACATGAATTGGGAAATCGTTATAATCATGACATGAGGATTTACAATGTTCGAAATGCTGATCCGCTAAAAGCATCTCAAAACGAGGAGCTTGTTGATCAATTAATAGGACGTACCTATGCTGACATCTCCGATGAGACCATCCGGAATCTGCAGCAGTCTGGTGCTATCACTAAAAAAATACGCAAGGACGCAGTTAGGGGACTGGATATTTTTCTTGGATTTTCTCACGAAGACACCCCCGGTATTGATATTAACGCCTGGAGTAAAAGATGTGTCGAATGGCTCCAGCAAACTTTCAATCCGCCAGGAGGCATGATCAGCTACACAGATAAAGACGGAATGGAAGTCACACAGAAGATTAATAACGTGAAAAGTGTTGTTCTACACATGGATGAATCTACACCACACATTCATGCTTTTATCGTACCCATAGATGAATATGGTCATCTAAACGCAAAGGCTTATTCAAACGGCAGAACCGCACTAGGGCAGCTTCAGGATTCTTATGCACAAGCCATGGAACCCTTTGGGCTTTCGAGAGGGGAACGCCATTCCACGATTTCTCATCAACAACGTAGTGCTTATTACAATAAATTACTTCAGGCTTCCGAATCCACACTTCCAGATCCTGCACCAAATGAATCTCTTGAAGATTACCATAGACGAGCTGAAGCAGCTCATCAGATTTCCATGGTACATCAAAGAGATTCTATTGTAAAAGAGGAACGGAAACTAGCCCGCAGACAATCTATACTCTACGACCAGACTGCTGAACTGGCAAAGAGGAAATCTGAATTTGAGTCTATGAAAACTGCTTACGAACAAAAGAACAGATATACCGAGCAGTTTCTTTCCTCTTTAGCTGGGCAGGCAGGCGAACCGGATATTTCTGAGCGGTCACTTGAACGGATATCTAAAGCTATAAAAAGGCAGCAACAATTCGATGATGCCGTAAAGAATTACCCGGACAAAGACAAAGCAAAAATGGTACAACAATCTTTTCACGAACTGATCAACTGGCAGCGGGAACGAGAGAAAAAAGAAACAAGCTACAGGAACGTTGATCATTAGCCGCGTAACTCGTGACTTTAGTCGTGCGAGGCTTCACTTGTATCACCATTAAAGGAGAATAAAATTGGTTAAGGGAATAAAATACTTTCTAGGCTGGCTACACATGCACCAGATTTTATACTGGTTATATCTTATATTAATCGGATTACTTCTGCTCATTTGTCTTATAACTCTTCTTGAGATCGTACTATCAGTCTTGATCCATATGGAAGAAACGAAAGATTCATTTATGGATTCCTTACACTATGCTGTAATGGAAGAAATAAACAATATTATCAAATCGATCAAGAATTTATTTTACAATTGATAAAAGCAGACAAAAAGGAGAAAAAACATGGGACATGGAATAGTAAAATGTATCGTTTATGCAGTAACAATGGGTATTTTATATATTGTGATGGAATCAATGAATAACAGGAATTCCGGTGGGAAAGGAGGAAACTTTAAGTAATCAAATTCATTGTCAATAGTGATTAAATGTGTTAAAATATACTCATGGAGGGCATTATTATGAACACATCTAATATCACTAATTACAAACCAAAAGATTTTGCTGAATTATTGGGTGTCTCAGTCAAAACGTTACAACGTTGGGATAGAGAGGGGATTCTGAAAGCAAATCGGACTCCGACTGATAGGCGTTATTATACTTATGACCAATATCTTCAGTTTAAGGGTATAAATACTGAAAACGATAATCGTCAGATTGTTATTTATGCCAGAGTATCTACAAAAAACCAAAAAGATGATTTACAAAACCAAGTAACTTTTTTACGTCAGTTTTGCAATGCTAAAGGTATCATTGTAGATCAATGTATTGAAGATTATGGAAGTGGGCTTAACTACAATCGTAAAAAGTGGAATCAATTATTAGATGAAGTAATGGAACAAAAAATCAAAACTATTATAGTTACACATAAAGATAGATTTGTCAGATTTGGCTATGATTGGTTTGAAAAATTCTGTATGAAGTTTAATACAAACATAGTGGTAGTGAATAATGAAGAACTATCACCACAGGAAGAACTCGTACAGGATATTGTTTCTATACTCCATGTGTTCTCTTGCAGGTTGTATGGACTTCGTAAGTATAAAAAACAAATAGAAAGGGATGAGGAAATTGCTAAAGAGCTTCAAAACGGAAATAAATCCGACAGTCGAGCAAAAAATCAAGATTAACAAGACTATCGGCACTTGTAGGTACGTTTACAACTTTTATCTCAGTCACAACAAAGCTTTATACGATAACGGTGAAAAGTTTATGACTGGCAAGAGTTTCAGCGTATGGCTCA is a window encoding:
- a CDS encoding plasmid recombination protein — translated: MGYAIMRMAKLKSEHELGNRYNHDMRIYNVRNADPLKASQNEELVDQLIGRTYADISDETIRNLQQSGAITKKIRKDAVRGLDIFLGFSHEDTPGIDINAWSKRCVEWLQQTFNPPGGMISYTDKDGMEVTQKINNVKSVVLHMDESTPHIHAFIVPIDEYGHLNAKAYSNGRTALGQLQDSYAQAMEPFGLSRGERHSTISHQQRSAYYNKLLQASESTLPDPAPNESLEDYHRRAEAAHQISMVHQRDSIVKEERKLARRQSILYDQTAELAKRKSEFESMKTAYEQKNRYTEQFLSSLAGQAGEPDISERSLERISKAIKRQQQFDDAVKNYPDKDKAKMVQQSFHELINWQREREKKETSYRNVDH
- a CDS encoding IS607 family transposase, whose amino-acid sequence is MTNYKPKDFAELLGVSVKTLQRWDREGILKANRTPTDRRYYTYDQYLQFKGINTENDNRQIVIYARVSTKNQKDDLQNQVTFLRQFCNAKGIIVDQCIEDYGSGLNYNRKKWNQLLDEVMEQKIKTIIVTHKDRFVRFGYDWFEKFCMKFNTNIVVVNNEELSPQEELVQDIVSILHVFSCRLYGLRKYKKQIERDEEIAKELQNGNKSDSRAKNQD